The Saccopteryx leptura isolate mSacLep1 chromosome 5, mSacLep1_pri_phased_curated, whole genome shotgun sequence nucleotide sequence agatagactcccacatgcaccttgactggaatctaccctgcaagccccctactgggcgatgctctgcttatctggaaacgctgctctattgcttggcgaccgagctattttagtacctgagggaaggccatggagccatcctccgtacccagggccaacttgctcaaaacattcaagccatggctgtgggaggagaagaagagagagagagaaacaagaaagggaggggtggagaagcagatgggtgcttctcctgtgtgccctgactgtaaaTTGAAACcgggcatccacatgccaggctgatgctgtactactgaaccaacaggccagggccaagaaatgtGATTAGAACTCTTTTCTCATTCTCCTTCAGACACTGACAAAAGAGGGCTTTGACTCCATCTCCACTAGCTCCAGACAGCTCCTCACTGCTGCTCTGCAGGAGCTTGAAACCAGCAAGTCCACTTCAAACAAGCACATCCACTTTGAGCATAACATGTCTCTGTTCCTCTGGTCCGAGAGTCCCAGTGACCTGCCACCTGACGCTGCCTGGGTCAATGTAGCCAACCGGGCTCAGTTTGCTGGCACTGGGCTCTCCATGAAGGCACAAGCTGTGAGCCCTTGTGTCCAGAACTTCTGTTCTGCCCTAGACTCCAAACTAAAGGTTAAATTGGATGACCTCCTGGCTTACCTTCCCTCTGATGTCTCATCATTTTCCAAGGACATCTCCCCCATGCAAGCCAAGAATTGTGCTTTTGACAGGTACGCAGATGCTGGGACCGTGCAAGACATGTTGCGGACTCACTCGGTGGCCTGCATCAGGCACATCACGGACTGCATCTGCACAGAGCTGCAGAGCATCAGAGAAGCTGTGCACGGCCAGCAGGATGCCCTCGGTGGGGTCAAGCTGCACGCGGCCCTTTTCATGGCCAGACTCTGCCAGTCACTGGGAGAGCTGTGTCCTCACCTGAAGCAGtgcattttaggaaagtctgGGAGCGCTGAGAAACCAGCAAGGGATTCTAGGGCTCTGAAAAAACAGGGAAAGGGGAAAACTGAGAAGGTCCTACCTGGGCAGGCCCAGTGGCAGGAAGTGAAAGAGCTCCTCCTCCAGCAAAGCGTGATGGGCTTTCGGGTCTGGAGCTCCGCGGTTGTGAACGTGAGTACAACTGAACACGTTCTTTCATGCTCACCAGCTCACCCTCGTTTTGTCTCCCTTTTATCATACAACCCAGTCTTGCCAACCTTGATAAGATCATTTAATAGTAAggaaatgataatttttattttatagcatcactttcacttatttctgccACAGAGGGCAAATCTCAAAACTCCCCCATTCATTTTTAGCCTGGCTTTTATAGACAGAAAACCttggttttttttcccttccatctGATGACACTCACTCTCTGGACCAGGGTCTGTATTTCCTGTTCTTCAACCTAGATATCACATTCCCTACAGTCTTCTCTGGTTTCTTAAGAGCTGACATTTGCAGAGTAGTTAGCAGCAAAATTCCCATTGCCAAGATCAGTAATTAGCCGAAAGAAGAGTGATGTTTGCCATTTGCCTCCCACAAATGACCTAAGCCACAGAAGCTGGTTTCAGAATTGCTCCAGTAGTTTGAAACAAACTCTCTAGGATCTGAGTGGTCTCTATGGGTATTTGCCTCCTATTACCAGGTTTTGGCTCATGGATTCGCCCAGTCATTACTTTTAGATGATGCTGGCTCAGTcctggccacagccaccagctgGGATGAACTGGAGATTCAGGAGGAAGCGGAGTCTGGCAGCAGCATAACATCCAAGATCCGACTTCCGATCCAGGTAAAACAGTGCCACCGTCAGAGTGCAGGGCTGAAACCTGTTCTGGGAGAGGAAAAGATTACAGAAAGTCATTGATTGGCAGCTTCTGAGGAAGAGCCACAAGTAATATTTCCAACTTTCCACCAAGGGGCCGGGGGCAAAATGGCCATAGTCAAGTAAATAGACTGTTTTAGAAGTCAGTTCATGATTCCTTCCTTTTGTAGCGCTGACTCTGCTAACTAGAGAACCACTTACCCTAAAGTGAACATAGCAATGTAAAACAGTGCCACCAGGCAGGGCAACCCCAGGCCACCAACGAAATGACAGCAAATGTCACTCATACCTGTTAACTGGTAAGAGGTGCTGATTGGAGGGGTCAAGGTCTTGGCGTATATGCCAGGATAAATGGATCCATGTTTACTGTTTCATTTAATTGGTGCAACTTGGTGACTCGATATTCCTTTGTTCTTTCAGCCATCCTGGTATGTGCAGTCCTTCCTGTTTAGCTTGTGCCAGGAAATTAATCGGGTCGGAGGCCATGCCTTGCCCAAGGTGACGCTGCAGGAGATGCTGAAAAGCTGTATGGTTCAAGTAGTAGCTGCCTATGAGAAACTCGCAGAAGAAAAACAGATGCAGGTAGGTGTTTGAAGTTTTCTCCACTGAAAACTGAAATACAACCTTAGTTTTTTCTTGGGTCTGGGCAGTGCACATCAAGGAATGTGAGTGTTTAGGAGTTACTGAGCCCAGGCTATCTGGTTGGTAGTGGCTTCCAACTCTGCAAGTTTAATTACACCTGTTCTCGGGGGTCAGCCAGGTCTTTGGGAAAGGGCAGTTCAGTACAGTGGGAGGACGGCGGCCTCCGTAGCAGACCCGCTTCACAAGCTGGCACGGCCGCACTCACCTGGGCCTGGGTAAATCACGTGTTTCCTCAGGATCAGATGTGGTCACTCAGCTGCTTGGGGGACTGTAAGGAAGCTGGATTACAAAGCACAGCATGTGGCACATGACCTACTCTTTGAGTTCCTGTCTCCCAGCCATCAGTCTGTGAAGCATTCTGCCCTTGCTGTGTATTCCCATTTCATTAGTAACATTTTAACAGGACCGCCTCCCAGTTTGGGAAAAAAATCAGGTTGGTCTTCTCTCTTGAGCTTCCTCACAATGCCTCTCCTTTATGCAAGgagctttttttatttaaaatgagcaTCTCCAGCACCCGAGACCTTTATGGGCTGGGTTTCCGCCCTGCTGTTAGATTTTTTGAGTTTTAAGACCAAGTTTCTAACCTGTTGTGTAGTGAGATTCAACCAAACTGGCCATTTGAGTGTAAAAAGCTTCTGCTTCTGAAATAACAAGCTGCAACTCAAGCAAACCATGAAGCTGTTTATTGCGTTCACATAAATCACCTCTTAAATGGGTGGGGCCGGCGAATTCATTTGCAGAAGGAAGGTGCCTTTCCAATGACCCAGAACCGGGCACTGCAGCTGCTTTATGATCTGCGTTATCTCAACACTGTTCTGACAGTCAAGGGTGAAGAGGTGAAAAGTGGTCGCAGCAAACAGGACTCCAGGtatcctcaccccccaccccaagctcTCAATACAGCCTCTTCCAAATGCAAATAGTCCTTTTCTGGAGAGTCACCAAAGAATTAGCCTTATTTCACAGTTGTGTTTGTTTTCAACAGTAAGTGCTCATATTGCCAGCAAGATAAATAATGACCACCTGCTGGATAAATTCTATTGTCAAGTGTAGTAAGTGGAATCTCATTCCTCTTTCTTATGAGTCAGCCTACCAACTGTTGAATATAATTTGAGCCTTGAGTGCCCTCCCTAAAAACAACGTGGGGGAAGAATGGACCTTAGACATGTCAGCCTAAAACTCTTGAGGATTACTTAAGCACAATGATCAGTGACAAGTGGTACTAAGCCAGCAATTAAGGAGACCAAGTCCAGTTCCAGAATTTATGTATCACTCAAATACCAGATgggtttttgtctttaaaaatgtgGAAGATAATGATCGGAACCCTTTTTTCAGAATTGAGAAAATGGCTGACTACTTGGAAGCACTCATTGACCCATTTGACCTGGATGTTTTCACACCACACCTCAACAGCAACCTTAACCACCTGGTGCAGCGAACCTCTGTAAGTCCGTCAGTGTGAACAGGAAACCTGCTCTAGCACTCAAGCTCCTGGAGGAGCTGCTGGGAGGAGCACAGACACAAATAGCTGAGTTCAGTTACAAGGACTATAAGAGGATTAGGTAAAATCTCACCACCGAGGCAATCCATGGTGCATAAGGACTATTTAGATTTTACCAAGGCCTCCAAAAGAGCAAGAAAACAAGAGCCATGTAACCCTGAGATTCTGACCAGTGGGCAGTGGTAACAGTAATTCTGAAGCATTAACACACTGAAGAGAACATTCCCCCCAAAAGGGTGGTTAGAAACCAAGAAAGCAGTGATTACTAGCAAGAAGTGATTTTCTTTTAACTAGAGAAGAAAAGCCCAGCGTGTTTTGTACCCCGTTTCTTGTCAGGTTCTATTTGGACTGGTTACCGGTACAGAGAATCAGTTCACCCCCAGGGGCAGTACATTCAACTCCCAAGAACCGCATAACATACTGCCGCTGGCATCAAGTCAGATCAGGTAAGGATCCTACGAGGCTTGTGCTGGGCCCTACAGCTTCCTGTTCATGCTACTAAAATTCTTTCATCTTGTCCTGGAGGTTTGGGCTCCTTCCACTGAGTATGACAAGCACTCGAAAGGCCAAATCGACCAGCAGAAGCATTGAATCCAAAGTCCAGGTTGGTATAGTAATCACCAGGTTCACCCCTTATGAAtcctgccccacctcccaccaAACCACCCAATCGGCTCCCCTTTAAAGAAGTGATAAAGAACCAAATGACAAAATGCACTAATGCTGCTTTTAATGGCGGCGCAATATAGAAGTACAAGGTTTTACTAGCTTGAGCTGATAGGTTTAAAAGATGCCCATTTACACTGTCAAGTAGCCTCCTAATAGAAGTGGATCTCAGGCTGCCAAGGCTGTAAATATGCAGGACGGGATGGAGGCTATTCCGTGGGTTTTGTAGGATAAAAGAGTGAACTGCTAACCCAGCACTACCATTATACTTATTGgggaaaacactgatttgttttgGTGA carries:
- the COG1 gene encoding conserved oligomeric Golgi complex subunit 1, producing MAATVTSPALKRLDLRDPAALFETHGAEEIRGLERQVRAEIEHKKEELRQMVGERYRDLIEAADTIGQMRRCAEGLVDAVKATDEYCARLHQAGSATPRPPRDPQPQPSQEKFYSMAAQIKLLLEIPEKIWSAMEASQYLHATQLYLLCCHLHSLLQLDSSGSRYSPVLSRFPILIRQVAAASHFRSTILHESKMLLKCQAVSDQAVAEALCSIMLLEESSPRQALTDFLLARKAAIQKLLNQPHHGAGIKAQVCSLVELLATTLNQAYALFYTLPEGLLPDPSLPCGLLFSTLETITDQHPTKKGMGVLQAELKLCSWFKHLPASIVEFQPALRTLAHPISQEYLTDTLQKWIHMCNEDIKNGITNLLMFVKSMKGLAGIRDAVWELLTNESTSHSWEVVCRRLLEKPLLFWEDLMQQLFLDRLQTLTKEGFDSISTSSRQLLTAALQELETSKSTSNKHIHFEHNMSLFLWSESPSDLPPDAAWVNVANRAQFAGTGLSMKAQAVSPCVQNFCSALDSKLKVKLDDLLAYLPSDVSSFSKDISPMQAKNCAFDRYADAGTVQDMLRTHSVACIRHITDCICTELQSIREAVHGQQDALGGVKLHAALFMARLCQSLGELCPHLKQCILGKSGSAEKPARDSRALKKQGKGKTEKVLPGQAQWQEVKELLLQQSVMGFRVWSSAVVNVLAHGFAQSLLLDDAGSVLATATSWDELEIQEEAESGSSITSKIRLPIQPSWYVQSFLFSLCQEINRVGGHALPKVTLQEMLKSCMVQVVAAYEKLAEEKQMQKEGAFPMTQNRALQLLYDLRYLNTVLTVKGEEVKSGRSKQDSRIEKMADYLEALIDPFDLDVFTPHLNSNLNHLVQRTSVLFGLVTGTENQFTPRGSTFNSQEPHNILPLASSQIRFGLLPLSMTSTRKAKSTSRSIESKVQVVPPELSRADDPMHPGSLFRQLVSEEDDSSTPSLFKLGWLSSMTK